From one Lotus japonicus ecotype B-129 chromosome 3, LjGifu_v1.2 genomic stretch:
- the LOC130749703 gene encoding LOW QUALITY PROTEIN: cysteine-rich repeat secretory protein 38-like (The sequence of the model RefSeq protein was modified relative to this genomic sequence to represent the inferred CDS: deleted 1 base in 1 codon), with product MASSKPFTVVLLALFLQTCFATDPLFHFCSNSGENFTTQSPYESNLKTLINSLIYKTPSTGFGVASAGQPQAQQQVNGLALCRGDASASECKTCVSESATEIRNRCPYNKGAIIWYDNCLFKYSDTDFFGKIDTANRFYMWNLKNVSDPETFNYKTKGLLSELAGKASSNPKLYATGEMELEKSVKLYGLTQCTRDLSSGDCKKCLDDAINELPNCCDGKEGGRVVGEAATLDMRYTHLSMNEYSNVVGCV from the exons ATGGCTTCTTCAAAGCCCTTCACAGTTGTTCTCTTAGCTCTCTTTCTCCAAACATGTTTTGCAACTGACCCACTCTTCCATTTCTGTTCAAACTCGGGTGAGAATTTCACGACCCAAAGCCCATATGAATCAAACCTGAAAACCCTCATAAACTCCCTCATATACAAAACCCCTTCAACAGGCTTCGGCGTCGCGTCAGCGGGCCAGCCCCAAGCCCAACAGCAAGTCAACGGGCTGGCCCTCTGCCGCGGTGACGCCTCGGCCTCCGAATGCAAAACCTGCGTCTCAGAGTCCGCCACAGAAATCCGCAACCGCTGTCCTTACAACAAAGGTGCAATCATATGGTACGATAATTGCTTGTTCAAATACTCAGACACTGATTTCTTCGGGAAAATCGACACTGCAAACAGGTTCTACATGTGGAACTTGAAGAATGTCAGTGACCCTGAAACGTTTAACTACAAGACTAAAGGGTTGTTGAGCGAGCTTGCAGGTAAGGCTTCTTCGAATCCGAAGTTGTATGCGACTGGGGAAATGGAGCTTGAGAAATCGGTGAAACTTTATGGGTTGACTCAGTGTACTAGAGATTTGTCTAGTGGTGATTGTAAGAAGTGTCTTGATGATGCCATTAACGAGCTTCCGAATTGTTGTGATGGGAAAGAAGGTGGGAGAGTTGTGGGT GAAGCTGCAACTTTAGATATGAGATATACCCATTTGTCAATGAATGAATACTCCAATGTAGTGGGTTGTGTTTGA